CTACATCATTCGTAGCAATTGATGATAATAATCATATACTAGTATTACCGAATCGTCTCCGGTGATAGCTTGAGACGGATCGCATTATATCTGACGATGCTGGTCCTCGCCCTGGCCATGGGGGCGAGCGGCCACGAGACGTATATCCGACCGATATCCGGGTGGGCGAGCCCCGGGGATGTGGTGTACCTGCCCCTGGGGAGCGGCCACGCCACCGCCAACACCGAGCTCCCCGAGGGGATCGTGAACGTCACCGTCATCGGCCCGGCGGAGGAGGCCGTCCTCGACGGCATGGGCGAGATCTCCGGATTCTGGGATATATACAGCTTCGTCCCCGAGGAGGCCGGACTTTACGTCGTCGACGTCTACCACTCCGAGGGCTCCTGGACGAACATCGTGACCAACCCTCCGAACGGGAGCTTCTGGGAGCACGCCTACGCCTACGACATCGACTTCGACTCCCTCAACAAGACCGGCTGGGCCGACGACTGGTATGTAGCCAGATCCTACCCGAAGAACTGCTACGCCAAGGCCTTCGTCGCCGTCGGTGAAGAAGCCGACCTATCGAAGGCGAACGAGGCCGTCGGCCAGGAGCTGGAGATCGTGCCCCTCGACGACATCTCCACCGTCGGCAAGGGCGACTTCGCCTTCCAGCTCCTCTTCCAGGGAGAGCCGATCTCCGGGATCGACGTCTGGGCGATGAAGGTGGGGGACGACACCCCGGTGGAGAGCGTCACCGACGCCGAGGGTAAGTTCACCCTCAACCTCAACGACGAGGCGTCAGAGCTGACGGAGTGGATAGTCAGGGCGGACACCAAGATGGACCCGAGGATCGTGGAGGCGGTGGACCTCCCGAGGGGACCCCTCTCCGCGGAGAAGAGCTACGTAGGTCCGGTCTTTCGGGCGGCTCTAACCCTCAGATCCGACTATATATCCACTGGATACTGAAGAGACCTTCTTTGGGGGGATACCCCCCTTAAAAGGTACAGGCACCTCACCACCGATATGGGGATATCGTGCCTGCTAATATTATTTTTCTGATCATCCAGTGAGAGCATTTAAGTATCTAGTATTAATAAAGGTCTACGGGTGTTTTGAATGAACAGAATATTGGCGGTCTGCCTCCTCCTGGCCTTCGCCATCGCTGGTGGGCATGCCCACGATACATGGCTTATGACCACCAGCGGTTGGGCGAGCGAGGGGGATCTCGCCCTCGTCCAGATGACCGAAGGCCACTCCTTCGTCCCCATGGCGCCGCCGCCAGGGGATATATCCATCAGGGTGACCGGCCCCGGTGGGTACGATCGGTCCTTCGACCTCGACGAGACGACGGCGACGAACGGCCCCTACTACCGAACCGACTTCGATGTAGAAAGCCCCGGCCTCTACGTCGCGACGGGTGAGCAGCAC
The sequence above is drawn from the Methanothrix harundinacea 6Ac genome and encodes:
- a CDS encoding DUF4198 domain-containing protein; this encodes MRRIALYLTMLVLALAMGASGHETYIRPISGWASPGDVVYLPLGSGHATANTELPEGIVNVTVIGPAEEAVLDGMGEISGFWDIYSFVPEEAGLYVVDVYHSEGSWTNIVTNPPNGSFWEHAYAYDIDFDSLNKTGWADDWYVARSYPKNCYAKAFVAVGEEADLSKANEAVGQELEIVPLDDISTVGKGDFAFQLLFQGEPISGIDVWAMKVGDDTPVESVTDAEGKFTLNLNDEASELTEWIVRADTKMDPRIVEAVDLPRGPLSAEKSYVGPVFRAALTLRSDYISTGY